In Uranotaenia lowii strain MFRU-FL chromosome 2, ASM2978415v1, whole genome shotgun sequence, one genomic interval encodes:
- the LOC129745349 gene encoding hypertrehalosaemic prohormone-like, whose protein sequence is MELVRLLSVLLICASLIFVCEGQLTFSTGWGNGKRSAAGLTSFNGPFGYDCKPSDSSLMAIYRMIQTEAQKMLECSQKS, encoded by the exons ATGGAACTGGTCAGACTGCTCAGCGTCCTGCTCATCTGCGCCTCTTTGATCTTCGTGTGTGAGGGTCAG CTAACATTTTCAACCGGATGGGGCAACGGGAAACGATCGGCTGCCGGACTCACTTCTTTCAATGGACCTTTCGGCTACGATTGTAAGCCGAGTGACTCTTCGCTGATGGCAATCTACCGAATGATTCAG ACTGAAGCCCAAAAAATGCTGGAATGCAGCCAGAAGTCCTAG
- the LOC129745348 gene encoding uncharacterized protein LOC129745348, which translates to MDLVKQLSVLLLICASFFIFVCNGVLTFTPGLGENGSPVTPPPNFLPYGSNIGKRSPVASPDFAGRPTDNYTPSIPNIGWVGKRSPVASADFDAPPEDQLTFSPGWGQGKRWASAGSPDFGTDEDQLSFFHPPHKTTPP; encoded by the exons atggatttgGTCAAGCAGCTAAGCGTCCTGCTGCTCATCTGCGCTTCTTTTTTCATCTTCGTGTGTAACGGTGTG CTAACCTTCACACCCGGGTTGGGAGAAAATGGATCACCTGTTACCCCACCACCAAACTTTTTACCATACGGAAGCAATATTGGAAAAAGATCACCTGTCGCCTCACCAGATTTTGCTGGGCGTCCCACTGATAATTACACCCCTAGTATACCTAATATAGGCTGGGTTGGAAAAAGATCACCTGTCGCATCAGCAGATTTCGATGCACCTCCTGAAGATCAG CTAACATTCTCACCAGGATGGGGCCAGGGGAAACGATGGGCTTCTGCCGGATCACCAGATTTTGGTACTGATGAAGATCAG